A genomic segment from Triticum dicoccoides isolate Atlit2015 ecotype Zavitan chromosome 1A, WEW_v2.0, whole genome shotgun sequence encodes:
- the LOC119354352 gene encoding putative F-box/FBD/LRR-repeat protein At5g44950: MDVAVAKEAALAASAAASAAEKEVAVAAVTAKEAAAASAAAVTAKEAALAASAAASAAAKEAEVVAVTASEAAATAKEAAVAASAAASNAKEAAAVAATTGEVAAAAAATAMAAMQASKKLKFHLICDQDSPGSGSCDDVDAGSVDLSNDVDGGSVDLSDDVDGRSVDPIDDVDVGIVDLIDNVDGGSVDLSDDVDEGSVDLISYFDLGSADHISRLPDAVLGSILSLLPIKEGARTQIISRRWRPLWRSAPLNLVVDYKNINLVPKILSEHRGPARRFSIEDCYVEGRLRSYTRSIYVEDCYDKIEGWLSSAALDNLEELELTPEFSYGYLGELYLLQSSTYRFSSTLRVAKFHCCHFPNLIVQLSLKFSCLKQLTLRKVTISEDPLHSLLSGCTAFESLELKENMGTGRLCIISQTLKSLGFCADSRDGGLFLQELVIKDAPCLERLLPLNPKGGTASIRIISAPKLEMLGMLSEDTYEFHLGSSVFQKMIAVNLTTKMHTMRVLVLSPSSPKLDAVVNLLKCFPCLERLYVIVSIKHSCLL; encoded by the exons aTGGATGTGGCGGTGGCCAAGGAGGCGGCGCTGGCCGCGTCTGCCGCGGCATCGGCGGCAGAGAAGGAGGTGGCAGTGGCGGCCGTGACTgctaaggaggcggcggcggcctcagctgctgcggtgactgctaagGAGGCGGCGTTGGCCGCGTCTGCTGCGGCATCGGCTGCTGCgaaggaggcggaggtggtggCTGTGACTGCGTCGGAGGCAGCGGCGACTGCGAAGGAGGCGGCGGTGGCAGCTTCGGCTGCTGCGTCAAATGCGAAGGAGGCAGCGGCTGTGGCGGCGACTAcaggggaggtggcggcggccgccgccgccactgcgaTGGCGGCAATGCAGGCTTCCAAGAAGCTTAAGTTCCACCTTATCTGCGACCAAGATTCACCGGGGAGTGGCAGCTGCGATGATGTTGATGCGGGGAGTGTCGATCTTAGTAATGATGTTGATGGGGGGAGCGTCGATCTCAGCGATGATGTTGATGGGAGGAGCGTCGATCCCATAGATGATGTTGATGTGGGGATCGTCGATCTCATTGATAATGTTGATGGGGGAAGCGTCGATCTCAGCGATGACGTTGACGAGGGGAGCGTTGATCTCATCAGCTATTTTGATTTGGGGAGTGCCGATCACATCAGCCGCCTCCCCGATGCCGTCCTCGGCAGCATCCTCTCTCTTCTCCCCATCAAAGAAGGCGCCCGCACACAGATCATCTCCCGCCGGTGGCGTCCGCTCTGGCGTTCTGCTCCTCTGAACCTTGTAGTGGACTACAAGAACATTAACTTGGTTCCAAAGATCCTCTCTGAGcatcgtggccccgcacgccgcttCTCAATCGAGGATTGTTACGTCGAAGGCAGGCTTCGTTCTTATACCCGGAGTATCTATGTAGAAGACTGTTATGATAAGATCGAAGGCTGGCTTAGTTCCGCTGCCCTGGACAACCTAGAGGAGTTGGAGCTCACCCCCGAGTTCTCATATGGCTACCTGGGGGAGTTGTACCTGCTGCAATCGTCCACATACCGCTTCTCATCCACGCTCCGCGTGGCCAAATTCCACTGCTGCCATTTCCCCAACTTAATTGTGCAGCTGTCCCTGAAGTTTTCATGCCTCAAGCAACTCACCCTGCGAAAGGTCACCATCTCGGAGGACCCTCTCCACAGCTTGCTCTCTGGCTGCACTGCCTTTGAAAGCCTTGAGCTGAAGGAAAACATGGGCACTGGTCGCCTCTGCATCATCTCCCAAACTCTTAAGAGTTTAGGCTTTTGCGCTGACTCAAGGGATGGTGGTCTCTTTTTGCAAGAGTTAGTCATCAAGGATGCCCCATGCCTTGAGAGATTACTACCACTAAATCCAAAGGGTGGCACAGCGAGCATACGGATAATCTCGGCACCTAAACTGGAGATGTTGGGTATGCTGTCTGAAGACACATATGAATTCCACCTTGGGAGCTCAGTTTTTCAG AAAATGATTGCTGTCAATTTAACAACCAAAATGCACACCATGAGGGTTTTGGTTCTcagcccttccagccctaagctgGACGCAGTGGTTAACCTCCTCAAGTGCTTCCCTTGCTTGGAGAGGTTGTATGTCATTGTGAGTATAAAACATAGTTGCTTGCTTTAA